In a genomic window of Dasypus novemcinctus isolate mDasNov1 unplaced genomic scaffold, mDasNov1.1.hap2 scaffold_578, whole genome shotgun sequence:
- the LOC101445201 gene encoding peripherin isoform X2 — MSHPSGLRASVSSTSYRRAFGPPPSLSPGAFSYSSGSRFSSSRLLGSASPGSSVRLGSFRGPRAGAGTLLRLPSERLDFSMAEALNQEFLATRSNEKQELQELNDRFANFIEKVRFLEQQNAALRGELSQARGQEPARADQLCQQELRELRRELELLGRERDRVQLERDGLAEDLAALKQRLEEETRKREDAEHNLVLFRKDVDDATLSRLELERKIESLMDEIEFLKKLHDEELRDLQVNVESQQLQQVEVEATVKPELTAALRDIRAQYENIAAKNLQEAEEWYKSKYADLSDAANRNHEALRQAKQEMNESRRQIQSLTCEVDGLRGTNEALLRQLRELEEQFALEAGGYQAGAARLEEELRQLKEEMARHLREYQELLNVKMALDIEIATYRKLLEGEESRISVPVHSFASLSIRTTAPEVEPAPDSHSRKMVLIKTIETRDGEVVTESQKEQHSELDKSTHSY, encoded by the exons ATGAGCCACCCGTCGGGCCTCCGGGCCAGCGTCAGCTCCACCTCGTACCGCCGCGCCTTCGGGCCGCCGCCCTCGCTGTCCCCCGGGGCCTTCTCCTACTCGTCGGGCTCGCGCTTCTCCAGCAGCCGCCTGCTGGGCTCGGCGTCCCCGGGCTCCTCCGTGCGCCTGGGCAGCTTCCGCGGCCCCCGGGCGGGCGCTGGCACCCTGCTGCGCCTGCCCTCGGAGCGCCTCGACTTCTCCATGGCCGAGGCCCTCAACCAGGAGTTCCTGGCCACGCGCAGCAACGAGAAGCAGGAGCTGCAGGAGCTCAACGACCGCTTCGCCAACTTCATCGAGAAGGTGCGCTTCCTGGAGCAGCAGAACGCGGCCCTGCGCGGGGAGCTGAGCCAGGCCCGGGGCCAGGAGCCGGCGCGCGCCGACCAGCTGTGCCAGCAGGAGCTGCGCGAGCTGCGGCGGGAGCTCGAGCTGCTGGGCCGCGAGCGCGACCGGGTGCAGCTGGAGCGCGACGGGCTGGCGGAGGACCTGGCGGCGCTCAAGCAGAG GTTGGAGGAAGAGACGCGCAAGCGGGAGGACGCGGAGCACAACCTCGTGCTCTTCCGCAAG GACGTGGACGACGCCACCCTGTCCCGCCTGGAGCTGGAGCGCAAGATTGAGTCTCTGATGGATGAGATTGAGTTCCTGAAGAAGCTGCACGACgag GAGCTGCGGGACCTGCAGGTCAACGTGGAGAGCCAGCAGCTGCAGCAGGTGGAGGTGGAGGCGACGGTGAAGCCGGAGCTGACGGCGGCGCTGCGGGACATCCGCGCGCAGTACGAGAACATCGCGGCCAAGAACCTGCAGGAGGCGGAGGAGTGGTACAAGTCCAAG TACGCGGACCTGTCCGACGCCGCCAACCGGAACCACGAGGCCCTGCGCCAGGCCAAGCAGGAGATGAACGAGTCGCGACGCCAGATCCAGAGCCTGACGTGCGAGGTGGACGGGCTGCGCGGCACG AACGAGGCGCTGCTGCGGCAGCTGCGGGAGCTGGAGGAGCAGTTCGCGCTGGAGGCGGGCGGCTACCAGGCGGGCGCCGCGCGCCTCGAGGAGGAGCTGCGGCAGCTCAAGGAGGAGATGGCGCGGCACCTGCGTGAGTACCAGGAGCTGCTCAACGTCAAGATGGCCCTGGACATCGAGATCGCCACCTACCGCAAGCTGCTGGAGGGCGAGGAGAGCCG GATCTCCGTGCCCGTCCATTCCTTTGCCTCCCTAAGTATAAGGACGACCG
- the LOC101445201 gene encoding peripherin isoform X3 translates to MSHPSGLRASVSSTSYRRAFGPPPSLSPGAFSYSSGSRFSSSRLLGSASPGSSVRLGSFRGPRAGAGTLLRLPSERLDFSMAEALNQEFLATRSNEKQELQELNDRFANFIEKVRFLEQQNAALRGELSQARGQEPARADQLCQQELRELRRELELLGRERDRVQLERDGLAEDLAALKQRLEEETRKREDAEHNLVLFRKDVDDATLSRLELERKIESLMDEIEFLKKLHDEELRDLQVNVESQQLQQVEVEATVKPELTAALRDIRAQYENIAAKNLQEAEEWYKSKYADLSDAANRNHEALRQAKQEMNESRRQIQSLTCEVDGLRGTNEALLRQLRELEEQFALEAGGYQAGAARLEEELRQLKEEMARHLREYQELLNVKMALDIEIATYRKLLEGEESRA, encoded by the exons ATGAGCCACCCGTCGGGCCTCCGGGCCAGCGTCAGCTCCACCTCGTACCGCCGCGCCTTCGGGCCGCCGCCCTCGCTGTCCCCCGGGGCCTTCTCCTACTCGTCGGGCTCGCGCTTCTCCAGCAGCCGCCTGCTGGGCTCGGCGTCCCCGGGCTCCTCCGTGCGCCTGGGCAGCTTCCGCGGCCCCCGGGCGGGCGCTGGCACCCTGCTGCGCCTGCCCTCGGAGCGCCTCGACTTCTCCATGGCCGAGGCCCTCAACCAGGAGTTCCTGGCCACGCGCAGCAACGAGAAGCAGGAGCTGCAGGAGCTCAACGACCGCTTCGCCAACTTCATCGAGAAGGTGCGCTTCCTGGAGCAGCAGAACGCGGCCCTGCGCGGGGAGCTGAGCCAGGCCCGGGGCCAGGAGCCGGCGCGCGCCGACCAGCTGTGCCAGCAGGAGCTGCGCGAGCTGCGGCGGGAGCTCGAGCTGCTGGGCCGCGAGCGCGACCGGGTGCAGCTGGAGCGCGACGGGCTGGCGGAGGACCTGGCGGCGCTCAAGCAGAG GTTGGAGGAAGAGACGCGCAAGCGGGAGGACGCGGAGCACAACCTCGTGCTCTTCCGCAAG GACGTGGACGACGCCACCCTGTCCCGCCTGGAGCTGGAGCGCAAGATTGAGTCTCTGATGGATGAGATTGAGTTCCTGAAGAAGCTGCACGACgag GAGCTGCGGGACCTGCAGGTCAACGTGGAGAGCCAGCAGCTGCAGCAGGTGGAGGTGGAGGCGACGGTGAAGCCGGAGCTGACGGCGGCGCTGCGGGACATCCGCGCGCAGTACGAGAACATCGCGGCCAAGAACCTGCAGGAGGCGGAGGAGTGGTACAAGTCCAAG TACGCGGACCTGTCCGACGCCGCCAACCGGAACCACGAGGCCCTGCGCCAGGCCAAGCAGGAGATGAACGAGTCGCGACGCCAGATCCAGAGCCTGACGTGCGAGGTGGACGGGCTGCGCGGCACG AACGAGGCGCTGCTGCGGCAGCTGCGGGAGCTGGAGGAGCAGTTCGCGCTGGAGGCGGGCGGCTACCAGGCGGGCGCCGCGCGCCTCGAGGAGGAGCTGCGGCAGCTCAAGGAGGAGATGGCGCGGCACCTGCGTGAGTACCAGGAGCTGCTCAACGTCAAGATGGCCCTGGACATCGAGATCGCCACCTACCGCAAGCTGCTGGAGGGCGAGGAGAGCCG